A genomic region of Vibrio sp. 10N contains the following coding sequences:
- a CDS encoding sensor domain-containing diguanylate cyclase: MKKAETVQTISNHQSYALLSALPYNAFVFTEHGDCIEAFAGNEATVSNFDYKSLVGLSLKQMLSPDLAKRLQNHIRKAIESDLTETIVHPVSAADLAPEFQTLTGPNDTLWFEGKATRIPAWEGKANAVMWLSSDITLAISREQKIKALIEMDALTGARSRRALLKSLRRAFKNKEVSSPPYCLLYIEVRDYSAYKKDYGLVSSENLLKQLSVFFRRHLRPSDKLYRFEGSDFVAILPNTVYGGACNLAKHLTEKLINTSIEIGHHTLTIPIDVGVAESHTNSTTRPLDVLYRANENVGK, translated from the coding sequence ATGAAAAAAGCAGAAACCGTTCAAACTATTTCAAATCATCAAAGCTACGCACTACTGAGTGCTCTTCCTTACAATGCGTTTGTGTTTACCGAGCACGGCGATTGCATCGAGGCGTTTGCTGGCAATGAAGCCACTGTTTCGAACTTTGATTACAAGTCGTTGGTTGGATTGAGTCTAAAGCAGATGCTGTCTCCAGACCTCGCTAAGCGACTTCAAAACCACATCCGCAAAGCCATCGAGTCTGATCTGACCGAAACAATCGTCCATCCGGTTAGCGCTGCCGATTTAGCGCCTGAGTTTCAAACCTTAACCGGACCGAATGATACGCTTTGGTTTGAAGGCAAAGCGACTCGAATTCCTGCATGGGAAGGGAAGGCGAATGCAGTGATGTGGCTGAGTAGTGATATCACGTTAGCGATTAGCCGTGAACAGAAAATAAAAGCATTGATTGAGATGGACGCGCTAACCGGCGCTCGAAGTCGTCGTGCGCTGCTTAAAAGTTTACGTCGCGCATTTAAAAACAAAGAGGTTTCGTCACCGCCATATTGTTTACTGTACATAGAAGTACGTGACTACTCCGCTTACAAAAAAGACTATGGATTGGTGAGTAGTGAGAATTTGCTCAAACAGTTGAGTGTTTTTTTCCGGCGACACCTTAGACCTTCGGACAAACTTTATCGCTTTGAAGGTAGTGACTTTGTCGCCATATTGCCAAATACAGTTTACGGAGGTGCCTGCAACCTGGCAAAACACCTCACAGAAAAGCTTATCAACACATCAATAGAAATTGGTCACCATACCTTAACCATACCTATTGATGTGGGTGTGGCAGAGAGTCATACAAACTCAACAACACGC